Genomic segment of Sodaliphilus pleomorphus:
GCCCACCATCCTGTAGTGTCTTTTTCCAAGCTTTGCTAAACTCATCATCTTCTTTTCCGTCCATTGTCTTACACTCAATAAGCATATATGGACGCTTATCGTTATCGCGAATCAGGATGTCACAATAGAAATGAGAATCTTCTCTTCCACCTGGAGTTTTAGGCTCTAACACTATATTCTCAGGTTTGTATCCTTGGGCCAATAATCCAACAACACACTCCAAAACAACAAAGTTCTCATTGGCAGAGAAGTTCTTTGTTGTGTCTCGGTCTGCTTCTATACCTTCTGGATAAATAATCTTCTCATTTGTGAAATCAACAGCAACAGTACAGTTGGTGTTGTTAAAATGCATTGCCATCTTGTCTTGCACAGTATCAGATTGCTGAAAGCCAAGACAAGTAAGAAGATTTCTGAGATTATCTTTTGTAATCATATATGGAAAGAATTATCGATTGTTACTTTGTTGAGTTTAGAAGATCCTTCACGTCAACGTCAAGGGGCTTTGCGATTTTATCTTAAGTTTGCAAGTCTGGTAATACTATTACTGCACCATTTGCTTACAGTACAAGGTGTTTTGCCAACCTCTCCAGCAAGCCATTTGCCAGTTTTCCCTTTCTCAACGAGAACTACTTTTATACGATTCAGATTTCCATGATGCTATAATTGATTGTAATTTGGTGCAAATATAATAAAATTCTATGAAAAAGGAGGCTCTTGCTTGTTCACCCACTCGGGTATGTTCTTTACTTTGGTAGTACGGTCGGGGCGTCCGTGTCGGTTGTATTTCATTTTGTGCCTGCAGTGCGAGGCCAGCAATCCGCTTTCATCATCCCTTATATGTCGATAAATTAGTTCATGGGATATGGGCTTCCCCCTGCGTCTCATGTCGGCAGAGATCTGTTCGGGAGACCAATCCTCTTCCTTGAGCAGCTCAAGGGCTTCCCAAACGATAGCCGGATCCTTTGCTCGGTTGGAAGTAGACCTTTTCCTGCGTGCCATTGCCATATCGTGGGCCTTGGACCATAGGTAGTTGCCCTTTTCTGTCGAGTTGCGCTTTATTTCGCGGCTGAGTGTTGATTGACTGCACCCCACTATCGAGGCGATAACTTTTCTCGGAGTCCTTCTTTGCAGTAAGGCGAAAATTTGCGACCTTTGCTGCGAGGTTAATTGATAATACATATAGCAATACAAAGTTGGTTAATCTCGGGGAGACTTCGGTCTCCTTTTTTTGTATTGCTATTTAAAAGTTACATTTTGCGCGACTTAACAACGGATTGGGGATGGGCTGGGGGCATGTGAAGCCCCATCCCCAATCCGCCATTAAGTCGTGAACGACAAAAATGTGTGTAGGGCCATTCAGAACGAAATTTTGCACTTCGTTATTGAATATGGGTCTTCAGGGTCATTGGCATTTTTCCAATACTGCTTTTATACGAGGAATAACAAAACGTAATATCGGGGTACAATCGGAAAATCAATAATCTCTCTATTTTTAAGTGGACTCATTATTGCATTATATAAATTAGGGTGACGAGCGCAACGTCACTTACAACAAGGTTGCTTCTATGCGATAGTTGCTGTGGTTTGTCGTCTGAGCAAAGTGGCACGCATGGGCATGTATAACCGTGCCGCCCAGTTCTCGCCCTGTCGCCGATCTCACTGGCTGCGAGAAGGCTATTGGGGAGGCACAGAAGAAGCACGTGGCGGGGGTGAAGAGGCGCATTGCGCCGGTGGAGCTGTGAGAACTAAAAGAGCTAAACAATCTTAATGGTAGAGTTTGTAACTTGCACTGTATCAGCAATTATGCGATAGTTGCTGTGGTTTGTCGTTTGAGCAAAGTGGCACGCATGAGCAGGTATAACCGTGCTGCCCAGTTCTCGCCTTGTCGCCGACCTCACTGGCAGCGAGAAGGACATTGGGGAAGCACAGAAGAAGCACGTGGCGGGGTTGAAGAGGCGAATTGCGCCGGTGGAGTTGTGAGAACGAAAAGAGCTAAACAATCTTAATGGTAGGGTTTGTAACTTGCACTGTATCAGCAATGGTTACCTCGGGGTAAGTGTCTTACTTTCAAGTGCCTTCTTGCAGGAATTAGAAACAGTAGGTAACTTTGCAACCGTAAACGAAATAAAAGTAAGTAAGTAACACATATTTGAACATTATGAAAGAGGTTAAAAAAATTGCTGAAGGCAAGAACTTCAGTGCAGTAGATTTCGGTAAGTTGAACGAGTTGGGTGACTATGTCTTGTCTATGGGCGATATAAAGATTCCCGGCAAGGTGTTTGGCGGACAGGCTCTCGGCACCAAAGGCGCTGAGTTCTCTTTTCAGATTTACGCTCCTGGTCAGGAAGGCGGTTTCTATCACACGCATAAAACCCACGAAGAACTCTATTTCGTTCTCAGCGGCAAAGGAGAATATCAGGTTGACGGCGAGAACATTCCTTTGCAGGAAGGCAGTGTGGTGCGCGTCTCTCCAAAGGGCAAACGCACCATTCACAACAACGGCACTGAGCCGATGGTGGTGCTCTGCGTGCAGTACCGTGAGACGCCTTTCACGCAGGACGATGCTGCCGATGGCGTTATCCTGAATGACCAGGTGAAATGGTAAACTGAGGAAGCATATCAACACTCTCTACCGTCATGGACAAGAATTGCTTGCCTGTGACGGTATTTGCACGTTTATAAGAAATGAAGAAGATGATCAGAAATCAGGTAGTCGACCCGTTATTTTCCCAATGTCCGGTCAGAAACGTACTTTCTCGTATCGGTGACCGCTGGTCATTGCTTGTGCTGCTTGCCCTGCATGATAAAGCAGAAGCCATGCGCTTCAGCGAGATTGGCAAGGCTATACCCGATGTGTCACAGAAGATGCTCACTGCAACGTTGCGTAATCTGGAGGCAGACGATCTTGTGTCGCGGACCATCTTTCCCGAGGTGCCGCCGCGTGTGGAATACAAACTGACAAAGCGCGGATTGACGCTCATCCCGCTACTCAACCAATTGGTGGATTGGTCGTTGGAAAACATGGGTGCCATCATAAGGCACCGAAAGAAATATGCAATGTAGATTCTGAACCCTCAAAATGGCATACTGTCTGCAAAAAAGCGTATTTTTGTAGCCAGATATGAGGTTATCCGCTTTTATGTGAGAATGAATATTATGATGAGAAAACTGTTGCTATTTTTCATGCTATTGGCTGCAATGGCAGTAAACGCACAGACGAAGAGCGCCGTGCAGGAAGTGAGAGACTATCTCCATGAGTGTGGTGTGTTTTACATTGCAACTCAGGATGGCGACCAGCCTCGTGTCCGCCCGTTCGGCGTGGCCGAGGTGCTTAACGGCAAGCTCTACATCCAGACGGGTAAGAAGAAAAAGGTGTTCAAGCAGATGATGACCAACCCGAAGTTTGAGATCACTGCCGTGA
This window contains:
- a CDS encoding cupin domain-containing protein, which codes for MKEVKKIAEGKNFSAVDFGKLNELGDYVLSMGDIKIPGKVFGGQALGTKGAEFSFQIYAPGQEGGFYHTHKTHEELYFVLSGKGEYQVDGENIPLQEGSVVRVSPKGKRTIHNNGTEPMVVLCVQYRETPFTQDDAADGVILNDQVKW
- a CDS encoding pyridoxamine 5'-phosphate oxidase family protein is translated as MAVNAQTKSAVQEVRDYLHECGVFYIATQDGDQPRVRPFGVAEVLNGKLYIQTGKKKKVFKQMMTNPKFEITAVKPSGAEWIRISGKLVNDDSREAKAYVLDKNPELKRMYSADDDNTAVLYITDGVAQFCSFSAPTKEIRF
- a CDS encoding winged helix-turn-helix transcriptional regulator yields the protein MIRNQVVDPLFSQCPVRNVLSRIGDRWSLLVLLALHDKAEAMRFSEIGKAIPDVSQKMLTATLRNLEADDLVSRTIFPEVPPRVEYKLTKRGLTLIPLLNQLVDWSLENMGAIIRHRKKYAM